Proteins encoded within one genomic window of Flavobacterium gilvum:
- a CDS encoding glycoside hydrolase family 36 protein, producing the protein MRKLLFIGIALIVSGSVFSAKLRFENNETKNKYDAVYETQNKIDNSFLVVSYNPKSKNLEVAYKSNGKTFLKNVIPNGTIKTVTNKKMVSPIFGNGNALVVSAIDGGEFSFSLYPSVPFLFVTQTVKNNGKDILDIQKLNPVVFSVDLQKQATQLKTLGTGGLLEADKNPGSYVFLTTVDPSTRNGVVAGWLTNEKGSGVLFSGIDKNLVEIKAQIDYGHLRIPTGKSEVAETLVIGYFDDARLGEEQFANLLAKQNKIKLRERSAVYCSWYSEKNGGAGSEASTIELAKFASSKLKPYGLGVIQLDDEWQDGGHYNGPRRGFDRVNPKGGYPNGMSATAKAIKDSGFSAGIWWMPFSRNHQDPEYKDRQNWFAYRTNGKPYETKWGGTSLDLTNPEVQNHVSYVAKTLQGWGYDYFKMDGLYTGTVTEQVYINDGYKNDSIGNYKLLYDPSISQIQAFRNGLKLIRKATDGKVFLSGCCVSQNMRSFGASIGLVDAMRIGPDYNHDGQSIRTGPIRASRLYFLNGRIWWNDPDPSVLREKGASTADGGCTGIGALSRARLLPSFVAVSGQFFLSSDWLPDLPNDRLEIMKRCMESHTGIARPVDGFEKALPSVWLASDSKSGTERNVIGLYNWDLTPQKIECKTAWIGLKDKTDYYAFDFWENKPINDISSVVSEELPAESCKVIAVRAKTNHPIVVSTSQHVTQGMIDLVEEEWKGNSLSGSSKIIGGDTYELRIAGLNDGANWKVDTAKLIGNPKNTSIEVLPQTEKGWLRVVIKSSESQVVKWELRFKK; encoded by the coding sequence ATGAGGAAACTATTATTTATTGGAATTGCATTAATTGTTTCAGGATCTGTTTTCAGCGCAAAATTGCGATTTGAAAATAATGAAACAAAGAATAAGTATGACGCGGTTTATGAAACCCAAAATAAAATTGATAATAGCTTTCTTGTTGTAAGCTATAATCCAAAATCAAAAAATTTGGAAGTAGCCTACAAGTCTAACGGAAAAACATTTTTGAAAAATGTCATTCCTAACGGAACAATCAAGACGGTTACAAATAAGAAAATGGTTAGTCCCATTTTTGGTAATGGAAACGCATTAGTTGTTAGCGCTATCGATGGTGGTGAATTCTCATTTTCGCTTTATCCTTCAGTGCCTTTTTTGTTTGTGACTCAAACTGTAAAAAACAATGGAAAAGATATTTTGGACATTCAAAAATTGAATCCTGTAGTTTTTTCGGTCGATTTGCAAAAACAAGCAACTCAATTAAAAACATTAGGAACAGGCGGGTTGCTTGAAGCCGATAAAAATCCGGGAAGTTATGTTTTTCTTACCACAGTAGATCCCTCTACCAGAAACGGTGTGGTTGCAGGGTGGTTAACCAATGAAAAAGGAAGTGGTGTTTTGTTTTCTGGAATTGATAAGAATTTGGTTGAAATAAAAGCTCAGATTGATTACGGTCATCTTAGAATACCGACCGGAAAAAGCGAAGTTGCAGAAACATTAGTAATCGGTTATTTTGATGATGCCCGATTGGGAGAAGAACAATTTGCAAATTTATTGGCAAAACAAAACAAAATTAAACTCCGTGAACGCAGTGCGGTATATTGCAGTTGGTATTCCGAAAAAAATGGGGGAGCGGGAAGTGAAGCCTCTACTATTGAATTGGCAAAATTTGCATCTTCAAAATTGAAACCTTATGGACTTGGAGTAATCCAGCTAGATGATGAATGGCAGGATGGAGGGCATTATAATGGACCTCGTCGTGGTTTTGATCGTGTCAATCCAAAAGGAGGATATCCCAATGGAATGTCGGCTACAGCCAAAGCAATTAAAGATTCAGGTTTTTCAGCAGGGATTTGGTGGATGCCATTTTCCAGAAATCATCAGGATCCAGAATACAAAGACAGACAAAATTGGTTTGCTTATCGCACCAATGGAAAACCTTATGAAACCAAATGGGGAGGAACTTCATTGGATTTAACCAATCCAGAGGTGCAGAATCATGTGTCCTATGTTGCAAAAACACTACAAGGTTGGGGGTATGATTATTTCAAAATGGATGGTTTATATACGGGAACGGTTACGGAGCAGGTTTATATCAATGATGGTTATAAAAACGACAGTATAGGTAATTATAAACTCTTGTATGATCCTTCTATAAGCCAAATACAGGCATTTCGTAACGGGTTGAAGTTAATTAGAAAAGCCACTGACGGTAAGGTGTTTTTATCGGGTTGTTGTGTAAGTCAAAATATGAGATCCTTTGGTGCTTCCATCGGATTGGTAGATGCCATGCGAATAGGTCCAGATTACAACCACGATGGGCAGAGTATTAGAACAGGACCAATTCGTGCTTCTAGACTTTATTTCTTGAACGGAAGAATTTGGTGGAATGATCCAGATCCATCAGTTTTGAGAGAGAAAGGAGCTTCTACCGCAGACGGTGGTTGTACTGGGATAGGAGCGCTTAGCAGAGCGAGATTACTTCCTTCATTTGTTGCTGTTTCTGGTCAATTTTTCCTAAGCAGTGACTGGCTTCCGGATTTACCTAATGACCGACTTGAAATTATGAAACGTTGTATGGAATCGCATACAGGAATCGCTCGTCCAGTAGATGGCTTTGAGAAAGCATTGCCTTCTGTTTGGCTTGCTTCCGATTCAAAATCGGGAACTGAAAGAAATGTAATTGGTTTATATAATTGGGATTTAACTCCTCAAAAAATAGAATGTAAAACAGCTTGGATAGGATTAAAAGATAAAACGGATTATTATGCTTTTGATTTTTGGGAAAATAAGCCAATAAATGATATTTCAAGCGTTGTTTCTGAAGAATTGCCGGCAGAATCCTGTAAGGTTATTGCTGTTCGAGCCAAAACGAATCATCCTATCGTAGTTTCGACTTCTCAGCATGTAACCCAAGGAATGATTGATTTGGTTGAAGAAGAATGGAAAGGGAACAGTCTTTCGGGATCTAGCAAGATTATAGGTGGAGATACTTATGAGCTGCGTATTGCGGGATTGAATGATGGTGCGAATTGGAAAGTTGATACCGCAAAATTAATTGGTAATCCAAAAAATACAAGCATTGAAGTTTTGCCACAAACAGAAAAAGGATGGTTAAGGGTTGTCATTAAAAGCAGTGAAAGTCAAGTGGTAAAATGGGAATTGAGGTTTAAAAAATAG
- a CDS encoding family 20 glycosylhydrolase, producing the protein MSKSDSLFVHEKTIFTTSLLKGQTKYQMPKNPDGFTLELIGSDNLSVISKSGTVFVPLNEMKVNLLFKATKVADGSQMEIPIPVKVQGEHSTSGINEKPFVIPSLREWFGYEGKFKLTNQSRIVVDEKSASSLMKSAKIFQSDIEKIALIKPKVLIGKPKKGDIFLTLNGNLDELGNEGYLLTIQDFVMINAAQYKGAFWGTRTILQLLENDKSHSFLPKGITRDYPKYEVRGFVIDLGRKYFTLDFIRDYVKLMSYYKMGDFQLHLSDNAFARHFDNDWDKTYSGFRLENETFPNLPTPGEYYSKKDFIDLQILAENYGITIIPEIDVPAHSLAFTKAFPQIASAAYGKDHLDINNPETYTIIEKVFKEYLEGDNPVFRGKEIHIGTDEYNKKEAESFRKFTDHFIKYVQTFGKEVRVWGALTHADGVTPVTNKGVTMNAWYNGYADPIKMKALGYPLISTPDGWLYIVPAAGYYYDYLNLKKIYENWEPVNIGKITFKMGDPFIRGGMFAVWNDVAKNGITAQDVTDRVFPALQVLSEKMWSGKDESVPFTVFSAKAKMINEDPSINLRGKIESENKLVLNYKLDGKDKSLKVNSNASFKKQENRKVLNFENKQSITNLPVNEIGYNYTVCFKINPSQNNTANSVLFKSNHAVVKLKQGSTSNIGFSHEGKDYDFGVSIPENQWTAVAISGDNNSTSLYLNGKLAKKLSRQRVATGNKTDSIYVMKTLFFPLKSIGDGENSFVGKMKDLKVFNHILSETQILGIKEED; encoded by the coding sequence ATGAGCAAATCAGATTCTTTGTTTGTCCATGAAAAAACAATTTTTACGACTTCACTTCTGAAAGGGCAAACAAAATATCAGATGCCAAAAAATCCAGATGGATTCACCTTGGAATTGATAGGTTCAGATAATCTTTCGGTTATTTCCAAGTCTGGGACTGTGTTTGTGCCATTGAATGAGATGAAGGTCAATTTGCTTTTTAAAGCCACAAAAGTTGCCGATGGTTCACAAATGGAAATCCCTATTCCTGTAAAAGTTCAAGGCGAACATTCGACTTCGGGAATAAATGAAAAACCGTTTGTGATTCCTTCTTTGAGAGAATGGTTTGGGTATGAAGGAAAGTTTAAATTGACTAATCAGTCAAGAATTGTTGTTGATGAAAAAAGTGCTTCTTCATTGATGAAATCTGCAAAAATCTTTCAATCAGATATTGAAAAAATAGCTTTGATAAAACCCAAAGTTCTGATTGGGAAACCCAAAAAAGGTGATATTTTTTTAACATTGAATGGAAATCTTGACGAATTAGGAAATGAAGGTTATTTGTTGACCATTCAGGATTTTGTTATGATTAATGCGGCACAATACAAAGGTGCTTTCTGGGGAACCCGAACAATCTTGCAGCTTTTGGAAAATGATAAATCGCACTCATTTTTACCTAAAGGAATTACGAGAGATTACCCCAAATATGAAGTTCGTGGATTTGTGATAGATCTTGGGCGAAAATATTTTACACTCGATTTCATACGCGATTATGTCAAGTTGATGTCCTATTACAAAATGGGGGATTTTCAGTTGCATCTCAGTGATAATGCATTTGCAAGACATTTTGATAATGATTGGGATAAGACTTACAGTGGTTTCCGATTGGAAAATGAAACTTTCCCAAATTTACCAACTCCAGGGGAATATTATTCCAAGAAAGATTTTATCGATTTACAAATCCTAGCCGAAAATTACGGAATCACAATTATTCCTGAGATTGATGTTCCGGCTCATTCTTTGGCTTTTACCAAGGCATTTCCTCAAATTGCGAGTGCTGCATACGGAAAAGACCATTTGGATATCAATAACCCCGAAACCTACACAATTATCGAAAAGGTATTCAAAGAATATCTCGAAGGTGATAATCCGGTTTTTCGAGGTAAAGAAATCCATATCGGGACGGATGAGTATAACAAAAAAGAGGCAGAATCTTTTCGGAAATTTACGGATCATTTTATAAAATATGTGCAAACTTTTGGTAAAGAAGTACGTGTTTGGGGAGCATTGACACATGCTGACGGGGTTACTCCCGTTACCAACAAGGGTGTTACAATGAATGCATGGTACAATGGTTATGCCGATCCAATCAAGATGAAAGCTTTGGGATATCCGTTAATCAGCACGCCTGACGGTTGGCTTTATATCGTTCCAGCGGCAGGTTATTATTACGATTATCTGAATTTGAAAAAAATCTATGAAAATTGGGAGCCTGTTAATATTGGGAAAATTACGTTCAAGATGGGGGATCCGTTTATTAGAGGCGGAATGTTTGCGGTTTGGAATGATGTTGCCAAAAATGGTATTACGGCTCAGGATGTCACCGATAGGGTTTTTCCTGCTCTTCAGGTTTTGAGTGAAAAAATGTGGAGTGGAAAAGACGAATCGGTTCCGTTTACTGTTTTTTCGGCCAAAGCCAAAATGATAAACGAAGATCCAAGTATCAATTTGAGAGGAAAGATTGAAAGTGAGAACAAATTGGTTTTGAATTATAAATTGGATGGTAAGGACAAGAGTTTAAAAGTGAATAGTAATGCTTCATTCAAAAAACAGGAAAATAGAAAAGTCCTTAATTTTGAAAATAAACAAAGTATTACCAATCTTCCCGTTAACGAAATAGGTTATAATTATACGGTTTGTTTCAAAATTAATCCGTCGCAAAACAATACTGCCAATTCGGTACTTTTTAAATCAAATCATGCTGTCGTAAAATTGAAACAAGGAAGTACTTCAAATATCGGTTTTTCGCACGAAGGGAAGGATTATGATTTTGGTGTTTCAATTCCGGAAAATCAGTGGACAGCCGTTGCGATTTCGGGAGATAACAATTCGACTTCCTTGTATTTGAATGGAAAATTAGCAAAAAAACTATCCAGACAAAGAGTTGCTACCGGTAATAAAACCGATTCGATTTATGTCATGAAAACCTTGTTTTTTCCTCTAAAAAGTATTGGTGATGGCGAAAATTCTTTTGTGGGAAAAATGAAAGATTTGAAAGTATTCAACCATATTTTGTCAGAGACTCAAATTCTAGGCATAAAGGAAGAAGATTAA
- a CDS encoding glucosidase family protein has product MKSCYVSLLGLLFAFTSTAQVNKNDEKLQIAKAQNEIYFPFVKSKALEVMKSGFNAGDGYSEVWIRDYNTFIELAAQVNPKEVLKENLLVFCRMQGGDGNIIDGFTPKEKAGEVAYNFSYSKLETRYAAHKNTVETDQESSLVQAVYKYIQLTGDKTILLEKVGDKTVGERLEWAMDFLMKNRFNSKYGLFTGATTADWGDIQPEKSEIGWGVNLDKNSHIAIDIYDNAMFVIALNNLMDMIPATQKKWAPIKNQVAQNCRKHLWDKKAQKFIPHIYLKDSPFPANFDENTIYYFGGTAIAIEAGLLTKNEIKVSLDEMVKRVKKAGAGSIGLTLYPPYPDGYFASKEMNPVYTYQNGGDWTWFGGRMIQQLIKYGFVQEAYEQMLPMVKRVKDNNGFYEWYSVDNKPRGSGTFRGEAGVLFTAIAMFERNK; this is encoded by the coding sequence ATGAAAAGTTGTTACGTATCCCTGTTGGGTTTATTATTTGCATTTACAAGTACCGCCCAAGTCAACAAGAATGATGAGAAACTCCAGATTGCAAAAGCGCAAAACGAGATTTATTTTCCATTTGTAAAAAGCAAAGCGTTGGAGGTAATGAAGTCCGGTTTCAATGCCGGTGATGGCTATAGCGAAGTCTGGATTCGTGATTATAATACTTTTATTGAACTTGCGGCACAAGTAAACCCAAAAGAAGTTTTAAAGGAAAACTTATTAGTTTTTTGCAGAATGCAAGGCGGTGACGGAAACATCATAGACGGATTTACTCCCAAAGAAAAAGCGGGTGAAGTTGCTTATAATTTTTCGTATTCAAAATTGGAGACACGTTACGCAGCCCATAAAAACACGGTTGAAACAGATCAGGAAAGTTCGTTGGTTCAAGCGGTTTACAAATACATTCAATTAACAGGTGATAAAACTATTTTGCTTGAAAAAGTTGGAGATAAAACTGTTGGAGAACGATTGGAATGGGCAATGGATTTTTTGATGAAAAACCGTTTCAATTCAAAATACGGATTATTCACAGGAGCCACCACCGCCGACTGGGGAGACATTCAGCCAGAAAAATCAGAAATTGGCTGGGGTGTGAATTTGGATAAAAATTCTCATATAGCTATTGATATTTATGACAATGCAATGTTCGTAATTGCACTGAATAATTTAATGGATATGATTCCTGCAACCCAAAAAAAATGGGCACCAATAAAGAATCAGGTGGCTCAAAATTGTAGAAAACATTTGTGGGATAAAAAAGCACAAAAGTTTATTCCTCATATTTATCTTAAGGATTCACCATTCCCTGCGAATTTTGACGAAAATACAATCTACTATTTCGGAGGTACCGCCATCGCCATTGAAGCTGGATTATTGACCAAAAACGAGATCAAAGTGTCTCTAGACGAAATGGTGAAAAGGGTAAAAAAGGCAGGAGCGGGATCAATTGGATTGACACTGTATCCTCCTTATCCAGACGGATATTTTGCAAGTAAAGAAATGAATCCTGTCTATACATATCAAAACGGGGGTGATTGGACTTGGTTTGGAGGGCGTATGATACAGCAGTTAATAAAATATGGTTTTGTTCAAGAAGCCTATGAACAAATGCTTCCTATGGTAAAAAGAGTAAAGGATAATAATGGTTTTTACGAATGGTATTCGGTAGATAACAAGCCAAGAGGTTCTGGAACTTTTAGAGGTGAAGCTGGGGTTTTGTTTACTGCAATTGCGATGTTTGAAAGAAATAAATAA